One segment of Pyricularia oryzae 70-15 chromosome 3, whole genome shotgun sequence DNA contains the following:
- a CDS encoding Cut9-interacting protein scn1: protein MCPGHGHAPGNAPVSAGSPSNTGPGDSEPFPWEIGAYDSHCHPTTTPASIAHIPTMRTRAMTVMASRAQDQALSATAADDHGVPSRSELQSRSLDPSAPVGRVVPAFGYHPWFSHLIYDDSACAELDKAAHFASVLKPSPASDPDFLASLLDPEPLSSVVAATKERLLRYPTGMVGEVGLDKAFRLPQPREPGPDGEIDPPAEDERDMVPGGRYGRMLSKYRVNLPHQERVFLAQVALAGELGRPVSVHGVQCSGLLLDALSKTWKGHEREVVSRRKQRLVAQNAQAWEEYDSDEEDEPQQTEVGAKPFPPRICLHSFSGSAEVLKQYTDPRIPSKIFFSFSVAINMGTASVEEKLPEIIRACPDDRILVETDLHLAGDEMDSMLEKIYRHVCHVKGWGLKEGMERIARNYEDFVFG from the coding sequence ATGTGTCCAGGCCACGGGCATGCTCCGGGTAATGCCCCGGTCTCGGCCGGCAGTCCGAGTAACACCGGACCCGGCGACTCCGAACCTTTTCCCTGGGAGATCGGAGCTTATGATTCACACTGCCACCCCACTACCACTCCCGCCTCCATCGCCCACATTCCCACAATGCGGACCCGGGCCATGACCGTCATGGCCTCTCGCGCCCAGGACCAGGCTCTCTCGGCCACCGCTGCAGACGACCACGGTGTCCCCAGTCGCTCTGAACTGCAGTCGCGGTCGTTGGATCCCAGCGCTCCGGTCGGCAGGGTTGTCCCTGCTTTTGGCTACCATCCTTGGTTCTCGCACCTGATCTATGACGACTCGGCGTGCGCAGAGCTCGACAAGGCCGCCCACTTCGCCTCGGTCCTGAAGCCATCTCCGGCCTCGGACCCGGACTTCCTCGCCAGCCTGCTTGACCCGGAACCTCTCTCGTCCGTCGTCGCTGCGACAAAAGAGAGGTTGCTCCGCTACCCGACCGGAATGGTCGGCGAGGTAGGTCTCGACAAGGCGTTTCGGCTCCCGCAGCCTCGCGAACCGGGGCCGGACGGCGAGATCGACCCACCCGCTGAGGACGAGCGCGACATGGTTCCCGGCGGGCGGTACGGCCGCATGCTGAGCAAGTACCGAGTCAACCTGCCGCACCAGGAGCGCGTCTTCTTGGCTCAGGTCGCCCTGGCTGGGGAGCTCGGGCGGCCCGTGAGCGTGCACGGGGTGCAGTGCTCAGGTCTGCTGCTGGATGCGCTCTCCAAGACGTGGAAGGGCCACGAGAGGGAGGTCGTCAGCCGGCGGAAGCAGAGGCTGGTGGCTCAGAACGCCCAGGCCTGGGAGGAGTATGActcggacgaggaggatgagccGCAGCAGACAGAGGTCGGCGCGAAGCCGTTTCCTCCGCGGATATGCCTGCACTCCTTCTCTGGTTCGGCCGAAGTGTTAAAGCAGTACACGGACCCGCGGATACCCTCCAAAAtattcttttccttctcagTTGCGATAAACATGGGTACCGCCTCTGTCGAGGAGAAATTGCCCGAGATAATACGAGCCTGTCCAGATGATAGGATACTTGTAGAGACCGATCTGCATCTTGCCGGCGACGAGATGGATTCAATGCTGGAGAAGATTTACCGCCATGTGTGCCACGTAAAAGGCTGGGGACTCAAGGAGGGCATGGAGAGGATAGCCAGGAACTATGAAGATTTCGTGTTTGGCTAG
- a CDS encoding survival factor 1, which yields MFNWAKQQLANVAGTQEPIYGPTAIKSVAQETSNISHTELTRDDLKWRAMTSTCVETQTFYMTTDSGHLAFVQVIYSNVAGIRTTCQFNTKVFNLKDDGKPHLWCTTPLSNHSFSDDMTAFYADDCAVELSEDGTSYTIKSMTDERAIVNIKVTRTTPGFHAGKTGTTLFGTDLSDPWGTMRHAFWPRCQTEGTITTPDGPVDVKGRCLFVHALQGMKPHHAAASWNFINFQGPTHSAVLMEYITPPSYGSTTVSVGAIAKDGEIVVAGCSNHVEHVEIRKDSENDWKEPTKVKLTWSGATKDGKKVDAGIVSEYETRLDRIDVMAEVPGFVKKFAAATAGTKPYIYQYMPRKASPTLKLKIGDEPEITETGAMFCEATFITDSTTGEQ from the exons ATGTTCAACTGGGCTAAACAACA GCTGGCCAATGTTGCCGGCACCCAGGAGCCGATCTATGGCCCGACCGCCATCAAGTCAGTTGCCCAGGAGACATCAAATATCTCGCATACGGAGCTTACCCGCGATGACCTGAAGTGGCGGGCGATGACATCCACCTGTGTCGAGACGCAGACATTCTATATGACCACTGACAGTGGTCACCTTGCCTTCGTGCAGGTCATTTACAGCAATGTTGC CGGCATCCGAACAACATGCCAGTTCAACACCAAGGTCTTCAACCTCAAAGACGACGGCAAGCCGCACCTGTGGTGCACAACACCCTTGAGCAACCACTCCTTCAGTGACGATATGACCGCTTTCTATGCCGACGACTGCGCCGTCGAGCTTTCCGAGGACGGCACATCATACACTATCAAGTCCATGACCGACGAGCGAGCCATCGTCAACATCAAGGTCACCAGGACCACCCCAGGGTTCCATGCAGGCAAGACGGGCACCACCTTGTTTGGAACAGATCTGTCGGATCCCTGGGGAACAATGCGCCATGCCTTCTGGCCAAGGTGTCAGACGGAAGGCACAATCACGACTCCCGACGGACCGGTCGACGTCAAGGGACGCTGCCTGTTTGTCCATGCGCTGCAGGGCATGAAGCCCcaccacgccgccgccagctggAATTTTATCAACTTTCAAGGCCCTACACACTCGGCCGTCTTGATGGAGTACATAACACCACCGTCGTATGGGTCTACGACTGTCAGTGTCGGTGCGATCGCCAAGGATGGTGAAATTGTTGTTGCTGGCTGCTCAAACCATGTTGAGCATGTCGAAATTCGAAAGGACTCGGAAAACGACTGGAAGGAGCCGACGAAAGTCAAGCTGACTTGGTCCGGTGCGACAAAAGATGGCAAGAAGGTCGATGCCGGCATTGTGAGCGAGTACGAGACACGCCTGGACCGTATCGACGTTATGGCCGAGGTTCCCGGCTTCGTGAAGAAGTTTGCCGCAGCTACCGCAGGAACCAAACCTTATATTTACCAG TACATGCCCCGCAAAGCCAGTCCAACACTGAAGCTCAAGATCGGAGATGAGCCTGAGATTACCGAGACCGGCGCCATGTTCTGCGAGGCGACCTTTATCACCGATTCCACCACTGGGGAACAGTGA
- a CDS encoding HAL protein kinase, whose translation MNIFSFQPVSLPASRTPSHEDDSSKNPTRQNTRSTAGQSPLSSPRVAPMHSPPLTPAATGLADVDSKRQANSTAGHRSDIITPQDSTDSPPRSSRPSLRPDGFSSADDVPRRPRSTHNDSDGSSKVGGHRKGMFSTGPGSLPSSRDSSPTRLAASQLYTRPFTPDGDANDPYAAHKRPQQKAIEPRFHFSLGRRKHSPASSSNSLGKASPDKRGSALFLRGSDLNRETSSTPTINSRPNSMADLKRFFKVGPHKKRASSPSPSVKSTQVSTSSKSQAQIPFGSDHGLSSKYGKLGKVLGSGAGGSVRLMKRAEDNTVFAVKEFRPRHTYETEKEYVKKLTAEYCIGSSLHHGNIIETLDIVQEKGKWYEVMEYAPYDLFAIVMTGKQSREEVTCCFLQILSGVTYLHGMGLAHRDLKLDNVVVSEHGIMKIIDFGSAHVFKYPFENGINLAKGIVGSDPYLAPEVYDERRYDPAAVDIWSLAIIYCCMTLRRFPWKVPRMTDNSFKLFASEPTPGHDPKKLVLPSHQSSSALTEIPARDIFVQSDENKSTVEQNNNPQPQKVEGPTSTGTETNTGGSNIGNSSAPEKREVIRGPWRILRLLPRESRHVISRMLMINPKERAKMEEIIEDPWVANTVICRQEAPGQVFQAEDHTHILEPPAAPSSTPAAAPAK comes from the exons ATGAACATATTCTCATTCCAGCCAGTATCGCTTCCTGCCTCCAGA ACCCCTTCCCATGAAGACGATTCTTCAAAAAACCCTACTCGTCAAAATACCCGCAGTACCGCTGGGCAATCACCATTGTCGAGCCCGCGGGTTGCGCCAATGCATAGTCCACCTCTGACCCCCGCGGCCACTGGCCTTGCCGACGTCGACTCAAAACGCCAGGCCAATTCCACAGCGGGCCACCGAAGTGACATCATCACTCCCCAAGACTCGACGGATTCACCCCCTCGATCTTCTAGGCCAAGCTTGCGGCCAGATGGTTTCTCCTCGGCCGACGACGTTCCCAGGCGTCCTCGTTCGACGCACAATGATAGTGATGGATCCTCAAAAGTAGGCGGGCACCGCAAAGGCATGTTTTCGACAGGACCTGGGAGTCTGCCGTCCTCGCGAGACTCAAGCCCGACCCGCCTGGCTGCCTCGCAACTGTACACGAGACCCTTCACTCCGGACGGCGATGCGAACGATCCATATGCAGCGCACAAGCGACCGCAGCAAAAAGCCATCGAGCCACGTTTTCATTTCTCTCTAGGCAGGAGAAAGCATTCGCCCGCATCATCTTCCAATAGCCTGGGGAAAGCTTCCCCGGACAAGCGCGGATCTGCTTTGTTCCTCAGGGGCTCTGATCTCAACCGGGAGACCAGTTCCACTCCGACAATTAATAGTAGGCCTAACTCGATGGCGGACTTGAAGCGATTTTTCAAGGTCGGGCCTCACAAGAAGCGCGCCTCATCCCCATCTCCGTCTGTCAAATCGACCCAGGTCTCGACAAGTTCCAAAAGCCAGGCCCAGATTCCCTTTGGTAGTGATCATGGTCTATCTTCCAAGTATGGGAAACTGGGCAAAGTTCTCGGCTCAGGGGCCGGTGGATCGGTTAGGTTAATGAAGCGGGCAGAAGACAACACAGTTTTCGCGGTGAAGGAGTTCCGACCAAGGCATACGTACGAAACGGAGAAGGAGTACGTCAAGAAGTTGACAGCCGAGTATTGTATCGGCTCGTCACTACATCACGGTAACATCATCGAGACTCTTGACATTGTGCAAGAAAAGGGCAAGTGGTATGAGGTTATGGAGTACGCTCCATATGATCTTTTCGCCATTGTCATGACAGGAAAACAGTCGCGCGAAGAGGTGACGTGCTGCTTCCTCCAGATTCTTAGTGGAGTCACGTATCTGCATGGCATGGGTCTTGCGCACCGAGATTTGAAATTGGACAACGTTGTGGTCAGCGAACACGGCATAATGAAGATAATCGATTTTGGAAGCGCTCATGTCTTCAAATATCCTTTCGAGAACGGAATTAACCTAGCAAAAG GGATTGTGGGATCCGATCCATATCTAGCACCCGAGGTGTATGATGAACGGAGATATGACCCTGCAGCAGTCGATATATGGTCACTGGCGATCATCTACTGTTGCATGACATTGCGCCGCTTCCCCTGGAAGGTCCCCCGCATGACCGATAACTCGTTTAAACTATTTGCTTCCGAGCCAACACCAGGTCACGACCCAAAGAAGCTGGTTTTGCCGTCCCACCAGTCCTCATCGGCACTCACTGAGATACCGGCGCGAGACATCTTTGTCCAGAGCGACGAGAACAAGTCAACTGTCGAGCAGAACAACAACCCACAGCCACAGAAGGTGGAAGGACCAACAAGCACCGGCACTGAGACCAACACGGGGGGTTCCAATATTGGTAACAGCTCGGCGCCTGAGAAGCGTGAGGTTATTCGGGGGCCTTGGCGGATCCTCCGACTGTTGCCGCGCGAGAGTCGACATGTTATCAGCCGTATGTTGATGATAAATCCTAAGGAGAGGGCCAAGATGGAGGAGATCATTGAGGATCCTTGGGTTGCAAACACCGTCATCTGTCGACAAGAAGCCCCCGGCCAGGTTTTCCAAGCAGAGGACCACACTCACATCTTGGAGCCCCCGGCGGCCCCCTCAAGCACACCTGCTGCGGCACCTGCCAAATAG
- a CDS encoding hsp10-like protein gives MSTSLRSIKSLVPLLDRVLVQRIKAEAKTASGIFLPESSVKELNEAKVLAVGPGGLDKDGKRTPMGVAIGDRVLIPQYGGSPVKVGEQEYHLFRDSEILAKINE, from the exons ATG TCTACTTCTCTCCGCTCGATCAAGTCGCTGGTGCCGCTCCTGGACCGCGTGCTCGTGCAGCGTATCAAGGCCGAAGCCAAGACGGCAAGCGGCATCTTCCTGCCCGAGTCCAGCGTTAAGGAGCTGAACGAGGCCAAGGTCCTCGCTGTTGGCCCCGGCGGACTTGACAAGGACggcaagcgtacccccatgGGCGTTGCCATCGGCGACCGTGTTTTGATCCCTCAA TACGGTGGCTCCCCTGTTAAGGTTGGCGAGCAGGAGTACCACCTCTTCCGTGATAGCGA GATCCTGGCCAAGATCAACGAGTAA
- a CDS encoding endoglucanase, producing the protein MKSFATLGLATAFASVINAHSVFTTLLIDNVDQGDGTCVRMPNDPGTATDPIAGITSNDMACGKDGETAVAFTCPASAGSKMTFEWRLNPDYSAPGSIDKSHKGPCAVYLKQVTDIKSSPAVGPGWFKIWDDGYDEKAGQWCTEKLIANNGLMSVQLPTGLPGGYYLVRPELLALHEADKGDPQFYVGCAQIFIDGPSGTLNVPAEDSVSIPGYVQMGQKSVSFNVWQNPLDLPYPIPGPKVFNPMAPNGAAPKAASYNKAEVGAVPDNCLLKVDNWCGTEVPSYSNENDCYASATICDNQLTACYSGAGPTGSAGCKLWEAKCKGIQANCASGNPSGPPNAGAKLQSPDRQLPGPIPSAEDVVDTAVASVLPATGGAAPAGTPAPSGTPAPSAAPSPSPAPAAPAQPAKVMQPVQQAVKPVAAVPAPVVTTMVTVYTTVFEDSPVPAATNSPQTTPEQVKSTKPEGVAKSQGKTKPSSKSKAVHPFQSESQGAPQGNVKVSTTGQCGASSGMTCKGSVFGECCSKSGRCGSSRFHCGAGSSSTRGCQASYGVCKGNDGGAVAPSVNGASAPTTEASANQGTGSQFQQTAVRKVLDQLTGGLF; encoded by the coding sequence ATGAAGTCCTTTGCTACGCTCGGCCTCGCGACCGCCTTCGCGAGCGTTATCAACGCACACAGTGTTTTCACCACCTTGTTGATCGACAATGTCGATCAGGGCGACGGAACTTGCGTCCGCATGCCTAATGATCCTGGCACCGCAACTGACCCCATCGCGGGCATCACCAGTAACGATATGGCCTGCGGCAAGGATGGAGAGACCGCGGTTGCATTTACATGCCCGGCATCTGCTGGTAGCAAGATGACCTTTGAATGGCGTCTTAACCCCGACTACTCGGCTCCTGGTAGCATCGACAAGTCTCACAAAGGACCCTGTGCCGTTTACCTGAAGCAGGTGACAGATATTAAGTCGAGCCCCGCCGTTGGCCCCGGTTGGTTCAAGATCTGGGACGATGGGTACGATGAAAAGGCAGGCCAGTGGTGCACGGAGAAGCTCATTGCCAACAACGGCTTAATGTCGGTTCAGCTTCCTACTGGCCTCCCCGGCGGCTACTACCTCGTCCGCCCGGAGCTGTTGGCCCTGCACGAGGCCGATAAGGGCGATCCTCAGTTCTACGTCGGCTGTGCTCAGATATTTATCGATGGACCATCGGGGACCCTCAACGTCCCGGCCGAGGACTCGGTCTCCATCCCTGGGTACGTCCAGATGGGCCAGAAGTCGGTGAGCTTCAACGTCTGGCAAAACCCGCTGGACCTTCCATACCCTATTCCTGGACCCAAGGTGTTCAACCCCATGGCCCCGAACGGCGCCGCGCCCAAGGCTGCCTCGTACAACAAGGCCGAGGTCGGCGCCGTGCCGGATAACTGCCTACTCAAAGTCGATAACTGGTGCGGCACCGAGGTTCCCTCATATAGCAACGAAAATGATTGCTATGCCTCTGCAACGATCTGTGACAACCAGCTCACGGCGTGCTACTCGGGCGCCGGGCCGACTGGCTCGGCTGGTTGCAAGCTCTGGGAGGCCAAGTGCAAAGGAATCCAAGCCAACTGCGCGTCTGGCAACCCCAGTGGCCCGCCAAACGCCGGTGCCAAGCTCCAGAGCCCTGATCGCCAGCTGCCCGGTCCCATTCCCAGTGCCGAGGATGTCGTTGACACCGCTGTCGCATCCGTGCTACCGGCTACTGGTGGTGCCGCCCCGGCCGGAACTCCTGCCCCTTCTGGTACTCCTGCTCCCTCTGCTGCTCCCTCTCCTTCTCCCGCCCCGGCAGCCCCGGCACAACCAGCCAAGGTCATGCAGCCCGTGCAGCAGGCGGTCAAGCCCGTTGCTGCCGTGCCTGCGCCAGTCGTCACGACAATGGTGACGGTTTACACGACGGTCTTCGAGGATTCGCCTGTCCCAGCAGCTACCAACTCGCCCCAGACGACACCTGAGCAAGTCAAGAGCACCAAGCCCGAGGGTGTAGCCAAGTCTCAAGGCAAGACCAAGCCAAGTAGCAAGTCAAAGGCTGTCCACCCGTTTCAGTCCGAGTCCCAAGGCGCGCCCCAGGGCAATGTGAAGGTCTCTACGACGGGCCAGTGCGGCGCCTCGTCTGGTATGACGTGCAAGGGCAGCGTCTTTGGCGAGTGCTGCTCAAAGTCCGGCCGCTGCGGTTCAAGCCGTTTCCACTGCGGAGCCGGTAGCTCCAGCACGCGAGGATGCCAGGCAAGCTATGGCGTCTGCAAGGGCAACGATGGAGGCGCAGTCGCCCCCTCCGTGAACGGTGCTTCGGCCCCCACCACTGAGGCGAGCGCGAACCAGGGGACTGGCAGCCAGTTCCAACAGACTGCCGTCAGGAAAGTGCTTGACCAGCTGACTGGTGGGCTCTTCTAG
- a CDS encoding 50S ribosomal protein L11, producing the protein MSKARAAAGGADQIVKLLVGAGQASPSPPVGPALGSKGVKSMDFCKEFNARTAHIITGTPTPVRVVVRPDRTFSFDIRTPQTSWLLLNAADAPMGRKGKRKGTGLAGKETVGTVSLKHIYEIAKIKQTEMRLSGHSLEGLCKSIIYQCKSIGVEVKP; encoded by the exons ATGTCCAAGGcacgcgccgccgccggaggCGCAGACCAAATCGTTAAGCTCCTCGTCGGAGCCGGCCAGGCGAGCCCCAGTCCTCCCGTCGGTCCAGCACTGGGAAGCAAAGGTGTCAAATCaatggacttttgcaag GAATTCAACGCCAGGACGGCACATATCATCACGGGCACCCCAACGCCTGTGCGCGTCGTCGTCCGACCAGACCGAACCTTTTCTTTTGATATCCGGACACCTCAGACCTCATGGTTGCTGCTCAACGCCGCTGATGCTCCAATGGGGCGCAAGGGCAAGAGGAAGGGAACCGGTTTGGCAGGGAAAGAGACTGTAGGCACAGTCAGCCTCAAACACATCTATGAGATTGCCAAAATCAAGCAGACGGAGATGAGGTTATCAGGCCATTCGCTAGAAGGCCTTTGCAAGTCCATCATATATCAGTGCAAGTCTATTGGCGTAGAGGTTAAGCCTTGA